The proteins below come from a single Planctomycetaceae bacterium genomic window:
- a CDS encoding sulfatase, whose translation MFRRQLLTVLATVLTLPFANTAGLRAADPNVVVIFCDDLGYGDLGCFGHPTIATPNLDQMAAEGQKWTSFYVAACVCTPSRAALQTGRYPIRSGMCSDKRRVLFPDSKGGLPASELTIAKMLKQKNYATHAIGKWHLGHLPQYLPTAHGYDSYFGIPYSNDMDVIADAPKGRDRFWNPKVEYFNVPLLRNTNEMERPANQHTITRRYTEEAVKLIQESKDRPFFIYLAHNLPHVPLFVSEDFTNVSQRGLYGDVVEEIDWSVGRILSTLRNEGLADNTLVVFTSDNGPWLAFDDHGGSAGLLRDGKGSTWEGGMREPTIFWWPGRIEPAVVREMGSTLDLLPTIAAITGVDPPADRVLDGYDLSPVLFEREPSPRSAMFYYHGEECYAVRSGMHKAHFKTKTSYVGQQQAEVHDPPLLYHLGHDPGEQYDIAADHPDVVNAIRGLKSEHEASIEPVENQLVK comes from the coding sequence ATGTTCCGAAGACAGCTCCTCACAGTTCTGGCCACCGTGCTGACGCTGCCGTTCGCAAACACCGCCGGTCTTCGCGCAGCCGACCCCAATGTGGTTGTCATCTTCTGCGATGACCTTGGTTACGGAGATCTCGGCTGCTTCGGGCACCCGACAATCGCGACGCCCAACCTGGACCAAATGGCCGCCGAAGGTCAGAAGTGGACCAGCTTCTACGTGGCCGCCTGCGTCTGCACTCCCAGCCGCGCGGCGTTGCAGACCGGACGCTATCCGATTCGCAGCGGAATGTGTTCCGACAAGCGGCGCGTGCTGTTCCCGGATTCCAAAGGCGGCCTGCCGGCGTCAGAATTGACCATTGCAAAGATGCTGAAGCAGAAAAACTATGCCACTCATGCCATCGGCAAATGGCACCTGGGCCACCTGCCGCAGTATCTGCCGACCGCTCACGGATATGACAGCTACTTTGGAATTCCCTATTCCAACGACATGGACGTCATCGCTGACGCTCCGAAGGGCCGCGACCGGTTCTGGAATCCGAAAGTCGAATACTTCAATGTCCCGCTGCTGCGAAACACGAACGAAATGGAACGGCCGGCCAACCAGCACACAATCACCAGGCGGTACACGGAAGAAGCGGTGAAGCTCATTCAGGAAAGCAAGGACCGGCCGTTCTTCATCTATCTGGCACACAACCTGCCGCACGTTCCGCTGTTTGTATCCGAGGACTTCACCAACGTTAGTCAGCGAGGTCTGTACGGCGATGTGGTGGAGGAAATCGACTGGTCCGTCGGCCGCATTCTCTCGACCCTGCGCAACGAAGGACTGGCGGACAACACGCTGGTCGTCTTTACATCCGATAATGGCCCGTGGCTGGCGTTCGACGACCACGGCGGATCCGCCGGACTGCTGCGCGACGGCAAGGGCTCCACCTGGGAAGGCGGCATGCGCGAACCGACGATTTTCTGGTGGCCCGGTCGAATTGAACCCGCCGTGGTGCGCGAAATGGGCAGCACGCTCGATCTGTTGCCCACCATCGCCGCCATCACCGGTGTCGACCCGCCAGCCGACCGTGTTCTGGACGGCTACGACCTGTCGCCCGTTCTGTTCGAGCGCGAACCCAGCCCGCGATCCGCCATGTTCTACTACCACGGCGAAGAATGCTATGCGGTCCGCAGCGGCATGCACAAAGCCCACTTCAAAACGAAGACGTCATACGTCGGCCAGCAGCAAGCCGAAGTCCACGACCCGCCGCTGCTGTACCATCTCGGCCACGATCCGGGCGAACAATACGACATCGCCGCCGATCATCCGGACGTCGTCAACGCCATCCGCGGACTGAAATCCGAACATGAAGCATCGATCGAACCAGTCGAAAACCAGCTCGTGAAATAG
- a CDS encoding galactitol-1-phosphate 5-dehydrogenase, which translates to MKALLLTEYKHLELTDLPTPEIGPEDVLVRVQACGICGSDIHGWDGSSGRRIPPLVMGHEAAGIVAAVGSSVTQFTEGDRVTFDSMVSCGRCDFCLDGRPNLCDNRMVLGVSCGDYRRYGAFAEYISVPQRITYHIPDSLPFEHAALIEAVSVAVHAANRTPVKMGDTAVVVGSGMIGLLVIQTIRLAGCGRVIAVDLSDQKLQVAKKLGADITINAGSEDVVARVKELTGGRGADVALEVVGSTPTVKAAIESTRKGGTVTLVGNLAPNVELPLQSVVTRELNVIGSCASNREYPACISLLSSGAIRVEDMITAKAPLEDGPAWFDRLYSGEPGAMKVLLCPS; encoded by the coding sequence GTGAAAGCGCTCTTACTGACGGAATATAAACATCTGGAACTGACCGACCTTCCGACTCCGGAAATTGGGCCGGAGGACGTGCTGGTTCGTGTGCAGGCATGCGGCATCTGCGGCAGCGACATCCATGGCTGGGACGGCAGCAGCGGGCGACGCATTCCGCCGCTGGTGATGGGACATGAAGCGGCGGGCATTGTGGCGGCGGTCGGAAGCAGTGTGACTCAGTTTACGGAAGGTGATCGGGTCACGTTTGATTCAATGGTCTCCTGCGGCAGGTGCGATTTCTGCCTGGATGGCCGGCCAAACCTCTGTGACAACCGTATGGTGCTGGGTGTTTCCTGCGGCGACTACCGGCGATACGGTGCCTTCGCCGAATACATCTCCGTGCCGCAGCGGATCACGTATCACATCCCGGATTCTCTGCCGTTTGAACATGCGGCACTGATCGAGGCGGTTTCCGTCGCGGTGCATGCAGCCAACCGTACTCCCGTGAAGATGGGAGACACAGCGGTCGTCGTTGGCAGCGGAATGATCGGCCTGCTGGTGATTCAGACGATCCGCCTGGCGGGGTGCGGTCGAGTGATAGCGGTGGATCTCAGCGATCAGAAACTGCAGGTCGCGAAGAAGCTGGGCGCCGACATCACGATCAACGCAGGTTCTGAAGACGTGGTAGCTCGCGTGAAGGAACTGACCGGTGGTCGCGGAGCGGATGTGGCGCTGGAAGTCGTGGGATCCACGCCGACCGTCAAAGCAGCCATCGAGAGCACTCGCAAGGGCGGCACTGTGACGCTGGTGGGCAACCTGGCTCCGAACGTCGAACTTCCGCTGCAGTCGGTCGTGACTCGTGAACTGAACGTCATCGGCAGTTGTGCTTCGAATCGGGAATATCCGGCCTGCATCTCACTGCTGAGCAGCGGCGCGATTCGCGTCGAAGACATGATTACGGCGAAGGCTCCGCTGGAAGACGGTCCGGCGTGGTTTGACCGGCTCTACAGTGGCGAACCTGGTGCGATGAAAGTTCTGCTGTGTCCTTCGTGA
- a CDS encoding 50S ribosomal protein L11 methyltransferase, whose protein sequence is MSFVTASRIHASVVVGVLLASAGCDFREATEPRSSPQQPAANAVAAASESVLPAAALNDGPPPVVRWETVDELPRELAIFRHVFWEPDDTRSLRQLIRATDMVKGKRVLEIGTGSGLISLCCLQAGAAHVLATDINPFAMKNSAFNAELLGFTERFEVRLVPQRSPDAWSVIREQERFDLIISNPPWENDKPVTLAEFALYDPEFQLMKSLLDGLPDRLNPGGRALLAYGCVTAIRRLQELAAERNLALRILDDRLLDQLDEVFLPGMLLEITLPETTRHESPTAGDGGSSAER, encoded by the coding sequence GTGTCCTTCGTGACAGCGTCTCGTATTCACGCTTCAGTGGTTGTCGGCGTCTTGCTGGCGTCGGCCGGTTGCGATTTCCGGGAAGCCACCGAGCCGCGGTCGTCGCCACAACAGCCCGCGGCGAATGCGGTCGCAGCGGCATCAGAATCTGTGCTGCCCGCGGCAGCATTGAACGATGGTCCGCCGCCGGTCGTCCGCTGGGAAACCGTGGACGAACTGCCACGGGAGCTGGCGATTTTTCGCCATGTCTTCTGGGAGCCGGACGACACTCGGAGCCTGCGGCAACTGATCCGTGCGACCGACATGGTGAAGGGAAAGCGGGTCCTTGAAATTGGAACCGGTTCCGGTCTGATTTCGCTGTGCTGCCTGCAGGCGGGAGCCGCGCATGTCCTGGCGACCGACATCAATCCGTTCGCCATGAAGAATTCGGCGTTCAACGCGGAACTGCTTGGATTCACCGAGCGATTTGAGGTGCGACTGGTACCTCAGAGAAGCCCCGATGCATGGTCGGTGATCCGCGAACAGGAGCGGTTCGATCTGATCATTTCCAATCCGCCGTGGGAAAACGACAAGCCCGTGACTCTGGCGGAGTTTGCCTTGTATGACCCGGAGTTTCAGCTCATGAAGTCGCTGCTGGACGGACTTCCGGATCGGCTGAATCCGGGCGGTCGAGCGCTGCTGGCGTATGGATGCGTCACGGCAATTCGCAGGCTGCAGGAACTGGCGGCCGAACGAAATCTGGCCCTGCGGATTCTGGACGACCGCTTACTGGACCAATTGGATGAAGTCTTCCTGCCGGGGATGCTGCTGGAAATCACGCTTCCGGAAACGACCCGCCATGAATCGCCGACCGCTGGCGACGGGGGATCGTCTGCCGAACGGTGA